CATGGATTCGACCTTGCCCTTGGACGAAGTCGTCCATTGCACCCCAAGGTGCACGTGCGCCCGGGAGATTCCGGGTGGTGCATCCCTATCATCCCCTGAGCGGACAGGAGTTCGAACTCGTCAGCTGGTGCCAAGCCTGGGGTGAGGACCGGGTCTTTTTCGAAGACGCAAGCGGGAGGGTCTGCTCGATCCCGGCAAGCTGGACGGACGTCGCCGCGCCGGACCCGTTTGTCGCGCTGGCTGCCGGCCGCTCCCTCTTTCGGTTTGAGGACCTGCGGAGGCTGGTCGCACTGGTCCGAGATCTTCAATCGTCACCCGAAGGGGACGGGCTCACCCGTGCCTGTGTAAGGGGGATTATGTCGTGACTGTCAGGCCAATTATGTTCGAGCCTGCTCTAAGACGACTCTCGGTGCGAGCGTTTTAGCCAGGGTTCCACCGGTATATCAAGAATGATGGCGGGCGCGCTCCTTGACAAGAGGAGAGAGGTGTGCATAATGGGGTTAACACACCCTGGGAGGAAGAGCCGTGCCCAAACGGGAGGACGAGAAGCTGGCCTCCCTGCGCGCGTATCGCGCGCTTCATCCGCACCCGGAGAGCGTGGCGGACGAGGCGTTCCGGTCCGGAAACCCCTTTTTCGACGCCCGGGACTTGGTGCAGGTCAAGTACGAGATGCTGCGCCGGGTGCACGTGGACGGGTTACCGGTGAAGCGGGCTGCGGCGGCCTTCGGCTTCTCCCGGCCGTCGTTTTACCAGGCCCGGGAGGCGTTCCGGCGGGGCGGGCTTCCTGGGCTCTTGCCCCAGCGGCCCGGTCCGCGGCGGGCGCACAAGTTCACCGAGGAGGTGGTGGCGTTTCTGCAAAGCGCCCGGTCTGCCGATCCGTCGCTGGCCGCCGGCGAGTTGGCCCGGATGGCCCAGGAGCGCTTTGGCCTCTCGGTGCACCCCCGGAGCATCGAGCGGGCCCTGGGTAAGGCCCGAAAAAAGGGGGCTCCGAATCCGGCATGAGGGCGTCCATCCGTCATGAGGAACTGGCGGACCGCTACGAGGAAATGCGCGCCTTTGCCGTGGGATCGGTGCCCGGCGTTGTCCCCCACGGCGTGGCCTTGCTGATGCGCCGCGGGGTCCCTGCCTGGATGGAAGCCTGGTCCTTGGGCGCATCGCCATCGCCCCCGCCCAGGAAGGTGGACGCGGGCCCCCCAAGCAGCCCGTCCGTGGGCGAGCGGGTTGAGCTGGTAGCGGCTTTGGTGGAAATGGCCCTGGCGACCCCAGGGAGGTGATGGGGTGATCGCGAACGTCCACCCGAAAGTGAGGCCCACCCACCTGGCGCGGGATGCCTATCTTTACGTGCGCCAGAGCACGCTGCGGCAGGTCTTCGAGAACACGGAGAGCACCAAGCGCCAGTATGCGCTCCGGGACCGGGCCGTGGCCCTCGGGTGGCCCATGGAGCGCGTGGTGGTCATCGACAGCGACCTCGGTCAGTCCGGCGCCTCAGCGGCGGACCGCGAAGGGTTCGGTAAGCTGGTCGCCGATGTGGGCATGGGCCGCGTGGGGATCGTCCTCGGCCTCGAGGTGTCCCGGCTCGCCCGCAGCTCTTCGGATTGGTATCGGCTGCTGGAGATTTGCGCCCTGACCGATACGCTCATCCTGGATGAGGACGGGGTCTACGACCCGAGCCACTTCAACGACCGGCTGCTGCTGGGGCTTAAGGGAACCATGAGCGAGGCGGAGTTACATGTCCTGCGCATGCGGCTGCGGGGAGGGATCCTGAGCAAGGCCAGCCGCGGGGAGCTCAAAGCTCCCTTGCCGACCGGGTTTGTGTACGGACCCGACGACCGCGTGATGCTCGATCCGGACCTGGCCGTTCAGCAGGCCATCCGCTTGCTCTTTGCCGCGTTCCGCCGGACGGGCTCGGCCGGCGGCGTGGTGCGCGTCTTCTCGGAGCAGGGGCTCAAGTTCCCGCGACGCATTCGTGTGGGCCCCCGCCGAGGGGAGATCGCCTGGGTGCCCCTCGAGCGATCTCGGGTGCTCCGGGTGCTTCGAAACCCCCGCTACGCCGGTGCTTTCTTCTTCGGCAGGACGCAAGGTCGCCGGACCGCCCAGGGTCGTTACCTGCCCAAGCTGAAGGCCCCGGAGGAGTGGCTCGCCCTGGTCCGGGATGCCCACCCGGGCTACCTTTCCTGGGACGAGTACCGGGACAACGTGCGCCGCCTGCGGGAGAACGCCCAGGCCCATGGGGCCGACCGTCGCGCCAGTCCGCCGCGCGAAGGCCCGGCGCTGCTGCAAGGTCTGGCCATCTGTGGGGTCTGCGGAAAGCGAATGGCCGTGCGCTACCACGCACGCAAAGGCCGCCGACTTCCGGAGTATGTGTGCCAGCGGGAGGGGATCCAGCACGCCACCGCTCGCTGCCAGCATATCCCCGGAGCCGGACTGGACGAAGCCATCGGTGAGCTGCTGGTGGAGGCCGTCACCCCGCTCGCCCTGGAGGTGACCCTGGCCATTCAGGAGGAGTTGAACCAGCGGGCCGAGGAGGTGGACCGGTTGCGCCGACAGGAGGTGGAACGGGCCCGTTACGAGGCGGAACTGGCGCAGCGACGTTACATGCGGGTGGATCCCGACAACCGTCTGGTCGCGAGCACCCTCGAGGCCGACTGGAACCAGAAGCTCCGCGCGCTGTCCCAGGCCCAGGAAGCCTACGAGCAGCGGCGCCATGCGGACCGCGTCCTCGTCGACGAAGCGGAGCGAGCCCGTATCCTGGCACTGGCCACCGACTTCCCTCGCTTATGGCGTGACCCCCGTACCACGGATCGGGATCGCAAGCGCATGGTACGCCTCATCCTCGAGGACGTCACCCTGTTCAAACGGGACGATATCGTCGCGCAGATCCGTTTCAAAGGGGGAGCCACCCGTACGCTCACCCTTCCCGTACCGCCGCCGGCCTCCCAACTCTACCAAACCGACCCCGCGGTGGTCTGTGCGATCGACCGCTTGCTGGACGACTACACGGATGCCGAGGTCGCTCGCATCCTGAACGAGAAGGGGCATCGATCTGGTCGCGGGAAGTGCTTCGACCGCCTGATGGTGCGTGATGTCCGGTTGGCGTACGGGCTCAAGGATCGCTACAGCCGCCTGCGGGCCAGGGGCCTTCTCACTCTGGAGGAGATGGCGGAAGCCCTGGGCGCCAGCACCAGCACCGTCAAGCTGTGGCGCCGACAGGGGCTCCTGCGAAGCGAGCTGTATAACGACAAGGGCCAGCGTCTTTATGAGCC
This genomic window from Bacillota bacterium contains:
- a CDS encoding DUF5372 family protein, which produces WIRPCPWTKSSIAPQGARAPGRFRVVHPYHPLSGQEFELVSWCQAWGEDRVFFEDASGRVCSIPASWTDVAAPDPFVALAAGRSLFRFEDLRRLVALVRDLQSSPEGDGLTRACVRGIMS
- a CDS encoding helix-turn-helix domain-containing protein; its protein translation is MPKREDEKLASLRAYRALHPHPESVADEAFRSGNPFFDARDLVQVKYEMLRRVHVDGLPVKRAAAAFGFSRPSFYQAREAFRRGGLPGLLPQRPGPRRAHKFTEEVVAFLQSARSADPSLAAGELARMAQERFGLSVHPRSIERALGKARKKGAPNPA
- a CDS encoding recombinase family protein, producing the protein MIANVHPKVRPTHLARDAYLYVRQSTLRQVFENTESTKRQYALRDRAVALGWPMERVVVIDSDLGQSGASAADREGFGKLVADVGMGRVGIVLGLEVSRLARSSSDWYRLLEICALTDTLILDEDGVYDPSHFNDRLLLGLKGTMSEAELHVLRMRLRGGILSKASRGELKAPLPTGFVYGPDDRVMLDPDLAVQQAIRLLFAAFRRTGSAGGVVRVFSEQGLKFPRRIRVGPRRGEIAWVPLERSRVLRVLRNPRYAGAFFFGRTQGRRTAQGRYLPKLKAPEEWLALVRDAHPGYLSWDEYRDNVRRLRENAQAHGADRRASPPREGPALLQGLAICGVCGKRMAVRYHARKGRRLPEYVCQREGIQHATARCQHIPGAGLDEAIGELLVEAVTPLALEVTLAIQEELNQRAEEVDRLRRQEVERARYEAELAQRRYMRVDPDNRLVASTLEADWNQKLRALSQAQEAYEQRRHADRVLVDEAERARILALATDFPRLWRDPRTTDRDRKRMVRLILEDVTLFKRDDIVAQIRFKGGATRTLTLPVPPPASQLYQTDPAVVCAIDRLLDDYTDAEVARILNEKGHRSGRGKCFDRLMVRDVRLAYGLKDRYSRLRARGLLTLEEMAEALGASTSTVKLWRRQGLLRSELYNDKGQRLYEP